From the Kitasatospora viridis genome, one window contains:
- a CDS encoding GNAT family N-acetyltransferase, whose translation MSRWQEIPTLQGEFVMLRPLAEDDWQALAKAHDGLGILEYFPYGPESEPPSPENVAAAVRSPGRNVLLQIDRATGTAVGTTSIYQVDEVRRQLTIGYTWLSEAVQGGPINAEAKLLLFRHAFDTLGAVRVQLYVDDLNSRSQRAVLRTGAQREGVLRKHARRRDGSWRNTVVFSVIDEEWPQVAERLAQTVRERARAAGGDRTLRS comes from the coding sequence ATGAGCCGTTGGCAAGAGATCCCCACCCTGCAAGGCGAGTTCGTCATGCTGCGCCCGCTCGCGGAAGACGACTGGCAGGCACTCGCCAAGGCCCACGACGGCCTCGGGATCCTGGAGTACTTCCCCTACGGTCCGGAGTCGGAGCCGCCGTCCCCCGAGAACGTTGCGGCGGCGGTGCGCAGCCCCGGCCGCAACGTGCTCCTGCAGATCGACCGGGCCACCGGCACCGCGGTGGGCACCACCTCGATCTACCAGGTGGACGAGGTCAGGCGCCAGCTGACCATCGGTTACACCTGGCTCTCGGAGGCCGTCCAGGGCGGGCCGATCAACGCCGAGGCGAAGCTGCTGCTGTTCCGGCACGCCTTCGACACGCTCGGTGCGGTGCGGGTCCAGCTGTACGTGGACGACCTCAACTCGCGCTCGCAGCGCGCCGTCTTGCGGACCGGCGCCCAGCGCGAGGGGGTGCTGCGCAAGCACGCCCGGCGGCGGGACGGCTCCTGGCGGAACACCGTGGTCTTCTCCGTCATCGACGAGGAGTGGCCGCAGGTCGCCGAGCGGCTCGCGCAGACCGTGCGCGAGCGCGCCCGCGCCGCCGGCGGCGACCGGACCCTCCGGTCATGA
- a CDS encoding class I tRNA ligase family protein codes for MVHVIITPPPTPNGGLHVGHVAGPYLRADLNTRLLRMFGAQAVHASHIDNYQTYVKRKADEKQRDVEEFRLDMIAAIERDYAALDMEFGSRIDNTAAPYVAYLRGCVEELLGDPRAVAKDEWVTAEGRSAVEAFVSGLCPDCLQQAAANVCENCGRPLTLPELLAPRAEPSGSGEFKQLPSGVPTVLSIGAEDLRELRRLHRSITRDDVFIDELVDGLRPHDLTLTLRSEYGFPVGQDRVVNPWIEIFFAHMYALGQILGLPQSCTLDDVRQVVRSREDLRLTYYFGTDNTYYYAAVLPLLAVVFGLPGAVPVALKTNRFLRLGGRKISSSRNNAVWAADFGTSVPVRSARSALARSCPEYGERDFVPPDEADEADQRDWAVGRTEFPVATTPAGRAFAAALERLAAPERFTVRDVLNRLTRARDAIDSGRLSAAEAAELARMADAVESHLLL; via the coding sequence GTGGTCCACGTCATCATCACCCCGCCGCCCACGCCCAACGGCGGCCTGCACGTCGGTCACGTGGCCGGTCCGTACCTGCGTGCCGACCTCAACACCCGGCTGCTGCGGATGTTCGGTGCGCAGGCCGTCCACGCCTCCCACATCGACAACTACCAGACCTACGTCAAGCGCAAGGCGGACGAGAAGCAGCGCGACGTCGAGGAGTTCCGCCTCGACATGATCGCGGCCATCGAACGCGACTACGCCGCCCTGGACATGGAGTTCGGTTCCCGCATCGACAACACCGCGGCGCCCTACGTGGCGTACCTGCGCGGCTGCGTCGAGGAACTGCTCGGCGACCCGCGGGCCGTGGCGAAGGACGAGTGGGTAACCGCCGAGGGCCGGTCGGCGGTGGAGGCGTTCGTGTCCGGGCTCTGCCCGGACTGCCTCCAGCAGGCCGCCGCCAACGTCTGCGAGAACTGCGGCCGTCCGCTCACCCTGCCGGAACTCCTCGCGCCGCGGGCCGAGCCCTCCGGCAGCGGCGAGTTCAAGCAGCTGCCGAGCGGGGTGCCGACGGTCCTCTCGATCGGCGCCGAGGACCTGCGGGAGCTGCGCCGGCTGCACCGGTCGATCACCCGCGACGACGTCTTCATCGACGAGCTCGTCGACGGACTGCGGCCGCACGACCTGACGTTGACCCTCCGCAGCGAGTACGGCTTCCCGGTCGGCCAGGACCGGGTCGTCAATCCGTGGATCGAGATCTTCTTCGCCCACATGTACGCGCTGGGCCAGATCCTGGGCCTACCGCAGAGCTGCACTCTGGACGACGTCAGGCAGGTCGTCCGCAGCCGCGAGGACCTGCGGCTGACCTACTACTTCGGCACCGACAACACCTACTACTACGCCGCGGTCCTGCCGCTGCTGGCCGTCGTGTTCGGGCTTCCGGGTGCGGTGCCGGTGGCGCTGAAGACCAACCGGTTCCTGCGGCTCGGCGGCCGGAAGATCTCCTCCAGCCGCAACAACGCCGTCTGGGCGGCCGACTTCGGCACCTCCGTGCCGGTGCGGTCCGCCCGGTCCGCGCTGGCCCGCTCCTGCCCGGAGTACGGCGAACGGGACTTCGTGCCGCCGGACGAGGCGGACGAGGCGGACCAGCGGGACTGGGCGGTGGGCCGGACCGAGTTCCCCGTGGCCACCACCCCCGCGGGGCGCGCCTTCGCCGCCGCCCTGGAACGCCTCGCCGCGCCGGAGCGCTTCACCGTCCGCGACGTCCTCAACCGGCTCACCCGGGCCCGGGACGCGATCGACAGCGGGCGGCTGTCCGCGGCGGAGGCCGCGGAGCTCGCGCGGATGGCGGACGCGGTCGAGAGCCACCTCCTGCTCTGA
- a CDS encoding S-methyl-5'-thioadenosine phosphorylase: MTEAGNTAEIGVIGGSGFYELLTEVQRVEVETPYGAPSDAVSVGVVAGRRTAFIPRHGSHHELPPHKINYRANLWALRSLGVRQILAPCAVGSLRRELTPGTIVVPDQLVDRTSGRVQTFYDTGAVHVSFADPYCVEGRGAVLKAAGETGSAVRDGGTMVVVEGPRFSTRAESRWFAAAGWSLVNMTGFPEAVLARELALCYTSLALVTDLDAGIDADESVDQESVFQVFRQNTERMRDLVLRTVEELPAERNCHCATVLDGLELPFQLP; encoded by the coding sequence ATGACCGAAGCAGGGAACACGGCCGAGATCGGAGTCATCGGCGGCAGCGGGTTCTACGAGCTGCTCACCGAGGTCCAGCGGGTCGAGGTGGAGACGCCCTACGGCGCCCCGTCCGACGCGGTGTCCGTCGGTGTCGTCGCCGGGCGCCGCACCGCCTTCATCCCCCGGCACGGCAGCCACCACGAACTCCCGCCGCACAAGATCAACTACCGGGCCAACCTCTGGGCGCTGCGCTCGCTCGGCGTGCGGCAGATCCTCGCCCCCTGCGCGGTCGGGTCGCTGCGCAGGGAGCTCACGCCGGGCACGATCGTCGTGCCCGACCAACTGGTCGACCGCACCAGCGGGCGGGTGCAGACCTTCTACGACACCGGCGCGGTCCATGTGAGCTTCGCGGACCCCTACTGCGTCGAGGGCCGCGGCGCCGTGCTCAAGGCGGCGGGCGAGACCGGCAGCGCGGTGCGCGACGGCGGCACCATGGTGGTCGTCGAGGGGCCGCGGTTCTCCACCCGCGCGGAGTCCCGGTGGTTCGCGGCGGCCGGCTGGTCGCTGGTGAACATGACGGGCTTCCCGGAGGCCGTCCTCGCCCGCGAACTCGCCCTGTGCTACACGTCGTTGGCGCTGGTGACCGACCTCGACGCGGGGATCGACGCCGATGAGAGCGTCGACCAGGAATCGGTCTTCCAGGTGTTCCGGCAGAACACCGAGCGCATGCGCGACCTCGTGCTCCGCACCGTCGAGGAGCTGCCGGCGGAGCGGAACTGCCACTGCGCCACCGTCCTCGACGGCTTGGAACTCCCCTTCCAGCTCCCCTGA
- a CDS encoding 1,2-dihydroxy-3-keto-5-methylthiopentene dioxygenase produces the protein MTLLQVMPDDAPEVVLLRTRDRAQIADVLLDCSVRLRSWPVRGAVEPGTANDALIELYRAEVDELCAEEGLKVTDTVQFHPEDTPQWRTRAEQARLTFLEEHRHGEDEVRFFAQGTGCFYLHVQDRVLAVVCEAGDLLSVPAGTRHWFDMGPRPDFCAIRFFEEEDGWVGDFTSDPIARSVPRLDALLAGDR, from the coding sequence GTGACTCTGCTCCAGGTCATGCCCGACGACGCCCCCGAGGTCGTGCTCCTGCGCACCCGGGACCGCGCGCAGATCGCCGATGTCCTGCTCGACTGCTCGGTCCGGCTGCGCAGTTGGCCGGTGCGCGGGGCGGTCGAGCCCGGCACCGCCAACGACGCGCTGATCGAGCTCTACCGGGCGGAGGTGGACGAGCTATGCGCCGAGGAGGGCCTGAAGGTCACCGACACCGTCCAGTTCCACCCCGAGGACACCCCGCAGTGGCGGACCCGCGCCGAGCAGGCGCGGCTCACCTTCCTCGAAGAGCACCGGCACGGCGAAGACGAGGTCCGCTTCTTCGCCCAGGGCACCGGCTGCTTCTACCTCCACGTGCAGGACCGGGTCCTCGCCGTGGTCTGCGAGGCGGGCGACCTGCTGTCGGTGCCGGCCGGCACCAGGCACTGGTTCGACATGGGACCCCGCCCCGATTTCTGCGCCATCCGGTTCTTCGAGGAGGAGGACGGCTGGGTCGGCGACTTCACCAGTGACCCCATCGCCCGGAGCGTCCCCCGGTTGGACGCGCTGCTGGCGGGTGACCGGTGA
- a CDS encoding cupin domain-containing protein yields MRYTYEPQTEDSYKPEYGVRIRRFTELLAKTGPANTKLGSAVSYIQPGESVQEHQHPVTELLFLINGKARVRVEDTVQEMSEGDVIVIEGDQVHQVSNAGDEPIRFFSFWWSEPEK; encoded by the coding sequence GTGCGATACACCTACGAGCCGCAGACCGAGGACAGCTACAAGCCCGAGTACGGCGTCCGGATCCGCCGGTTCACCGAGCTCCTGGCCAAGACCGGGCCGGCCAACACCAAGCTGGGTTCCGCCGTCTCCTACATCCAGCCCGGCGAGTCGGTGCAGGAGCACCAGCACCCGGTGACGGAGCTGCTGTTCCTGATCAACGGCAAGGCCCGGGTCCGGGTCGAGGACACCGTCCAGGAGATGTCCGAGGGGGACGTGATCGTGATCGAGGGCGACCAGGTCCACCAGGTCTCGAACGCCGGCGACGAGCCGATCCGCTTCTTCAGCTTCTGGTGGAGCGAGCCGGAGAAGTAG
- the mtnC gene encoding acireductone synthase, producing MSAVTAGPFAVDAVVLDIEGTVGSLAHVQEVLFPYARERLAHWTAEHWDDPRHAGIRREIREATGDPALGAAAAAAVLGDWSDQDLKTAPLKAVQALIWADGYADGSLHGHVYPEVPGVLADWQQAGIARYVYSSGALAAQRDWFAHSDLGDLSALLDGYFDLTTAGGKREPDSYRRIAAAVGAEGRSVLFLSDVDAELDAAAAAGWRTAGVRRAGDPRGTAVGAHPTVDSLHLLRVTSTR from the coding sequence GTGAGCGCCGTGACCGCCGGTCCGTTCGCGGTCGACGCCGTGGTGCTGGACATCGAGGGGACCGTCGGCTCGCTCGCCCACGTCCAGGAGGTGCTGTTCCCCTACGCGCGGGAGCGGCTCGCGCACTGGACGGCGGAGCACTGGGACGACCCGCGGCACGCCGGCATCCGCCGGGAGATCCGGGAGGCGACCGGCGATCCGGCCCTCGGCGCGGCGGCCGCGGCCGCCGTCCTGGGCGACTGGTCGGACCAGGACCTCAAGACCGCGCCGCTCAAGGCCGTCCAGGCGCTGATCTGGGCCGACGGATACGCCGACGGGTCGCTGCACGGGCACGTCTACCCGGAGGTGCCCGGGGTGCTGGCCGACTGGCAGCAGGCCGGCATCGCCCGGTACGTCTACTCGTCGGGCGCGCTCGCCGCGCAGCGCGACTGGTTCGCCCACAGCGACCTCGGCGACCTCTCGGCACTGCTGGACGGCTACTTCGACCTGACCACCGCGGGCGGCAAGCGGGAGCCCGACTCCTACCGGCGGATCGCCGCCGCGGTGGGCGCCGAGGGCCGGTCCGTCCTGTTCCTCAGCGATGTCGACGCGGAACTGGACGCGGCCGCGGCCGCCGGCTGGCGCACCGCGGGGGTCCGGCGCGCCGGTGACCCGCGGGGCACGGCGGTCGGCGCGCACCCGACCGTCGACTCCCTCCACCTGCTCCGGGTCACCAGCACCCGATGA
- the mtnB gene encoding methylthioribulose 1-phosphate dehydratase: MTTATFAQRGAELAEFSGRLYERGWLPGTSGNLSVRLPGAGGRALITASGFAKGELTGADTVVVDIATDEVAEPTALRASAETSIHTAIYRTTGAEAVIHVHSPYATALACRIAPSDRPQRLRLERFELLKGLGLADPSAIELPVLPNWPDVARIAADTADHLTRTPQAPPALLIADHGITAWGRNLAQARNRLECLEAICQVLTVNGGAVPVLTTGTSS, encoded by the coding sequence ATGACCACCGCGACCTTCGCCCAACGCGGCGCCGAGCTGGCGGAGTTCTCCGGCCGGCTGTACGAGCGGGGCTGGCTGCCCGGCACCTCCGGCAACCTGTCGGTCCGGCTCCCGGGAGCGGGCGGCCGCGCGCTCATCACGGCCAGCGGCTTCGCCAAGGGCGAGCTCACCGGCGCCGACACCGTGGTGGTGGACATCGCGACCGACGAGGTGGCGGAGCCCACCGCGTTGCGGGCCTCCGCCGAGACGTCGATCCACACCGCGATCTACCGCACGACCGGCGCCGAGGCCGTCATCCACGTCCACTCGCCGTACGCGACCGCCCTCGCCTGCCGCATCGCCCCCTCGGACCGGCCCCAGCGGCTGCGGTTGGAGCGGTTCGAGCTGCTGAAGGGGCTCGGACTGGCGGACCCGTCCGCCATCGAGCTGCCGGTCCTGCCCAACTGGCCCGACGTCGCCCGCATCGCGGCCGACACCGCCGACCACCTCACCCGCACCCCGCAGGCGCCGCCCGCACTGCTCATCGCCGACCACGGGATCACAGCCTGGGGACGCAACCTGGCCCAGGCCCGGAACCGCCTTGAGTGCCTGGAGGCGATCTGCCAGGTGCTCACCGTCAACGGCGGCGCGGTACCCGTACTCACGACAGGAACGAGCTCGTGA
- a CDS encoding FAD/NAD(P)-binding protein, which yields MRIAVIGAGAAATSVLHELHRALRPELPEVHVIDGAPRFGPGGVYREDLTSALVNRQARCMSVSYDDQDDFVTWLRTRGLVSAAVLDGEYYSRALFGGYLAERFEEAARAWAADGAPLRLVRSYVDTVRETPDAVQLHTADNGWESYDHVITCTGHGRQDRAGADRDGIAAPYPLATLVERARGARDIGIVGLGLTAMDTVTALLEAGLDARITLLSRSGFLPDVRADYPVDLPLTTPEVSPAGRLTMAALRAQLFDELRAHGIGHGELRSYLDRLRLGITGFVRYPEIPAEHRAIQNLCISLANRDLPAYWYAFDDGDRKLFHDRYFRHLQAITAPVPHSTARLITDGYRSGRVRIIRGTLGTADSGPVVVGEHGTERFDLLVDATGRATSAGQVEFELGLAATAGAQLDAYGGIRTQRATGRLVSEGGTRSRIYVIGYATRGSLLYSSSLYQATRNAKVVAADLRAETLDPQHPQHPHHPQHPHHIAPRSSLA from the coding sequence ATGAGAATCGCCGTCATCGGCGCGGGAGCGGCCGCCACGTCGGTGCTCCACGAACTGCACCGGGCGCTCCGGCCGGAGCTGCCCGAGGTGCACGTGATCGACGGCGCGCCCCGGTTCGGGCCCGGCGGCGTGTACCGGGAGGACCTGACGAGCGCGCTGGTCAACCGGCAGGCCCGGTGCATGTCGGTCAGCTACGACGACCAGGACGACTTCGTCACCTGGCTGCGCACCCGCGGCCTGGTGTCGGCCGCGGTGCTGGACGGCGAGTACTACAGCCGGGCGCTGTTCGGCGGTTACCTGGCGGAGCGGTTCGAGGAGGCCGCGCGGGCCTGGGCGGCCGACGGCGCGCCGCTGCGCCTCGTGCGCTCCTACGTGGACACCGTGCGGGAGACGCCCGACGCGGTCCAGCTCCACACCGCCGACAACGGCTGGGAGTCGTACGACCACGTCATCACCTGCACCGGCCACGGGCGCCAGGACCGCGCGGGCGCCGACCGGGACGGGATCGCCGCCCCGTACCCGCTCGCCACCCTGGTGGAACGCGCGCGCGGCGCCCGGGACATCGGCATCGTCGGTCTCGGCCTCACCGCGATGGACACCGTGACCGCGCTGCTAGAGGCCGGCCTCGACGCCCGCATCACCCTGCTCTCCCGGTCGGGCTTCCTGCCCGACGTCCGCGCCGACTACCCGGTCGACCTCCCGCTCACCACCCCCGAGGTCTCGCCCGCCGGCCGGCTCACCATGGCCGCCCTGCGCGCCCAACTCTTCGACGAGCTGCGGGCGCACGGCATCGGCCACGGCGAACTCCGCAGCTACCTGGACCGGTTGCGGCTGGGCATCACGGGCTTCGTCCGCTACCCCGAGATCCCCGCCGAGCACCGTGCGATCCAGAACCTCTGCATCTCCCTGGCCAACCGCGACCTGCCCGCGTACTGGTACGCCTTCGACGACGGCGACCGCAAGCTCTTCCACGACCGCTACTTCCGCCACCTGCAGGCGATCACCGCGCCGGTGCCGCACAGCACCGCGCGGCTGATCACCGACGGCTACCGGAGCGGTCGCGTCCGGATCATCCGCGGCACCCTCGGGACGGCCGACAGCGGGCCGGTCGTCGTCGGCGAGCACGGCACCGAACGCTTCGACCTCCTGGTCGACGCGACCGGCCGGGCCACCAGCGCCGGCCAGGTCGAGTTCGAACTCGGCCTCGCCGCCACCGCCGGAGCGCAGTTGGACGCCTATGGTGGCATCCGGACGCAGCGCGCCACCGGACGGCTGGTCAGTGAGGGCGGGACCCGCTCCCGCATCTACGTGATCGGCTACGCCACCCGGGGCTCGCTGCTCTACTCGTCCTCGCTCTACCAGGCCACCCGCAACGCGAAGGTCGTGGCCGCGGACCTGAGGGCGGAGACCCTCGACCCGCAGCACCCGCAGCACCCGCACCATCCGCAGCACCCGCACCACATCGCACCGAGGAGTTCACTGGCATGA
- a CDS encoding FAD/NAD(P)-binding protein: MTDHQSPYRVAVVGTGPRGLAVLERVAARLAGRRAGRAVELYAIDSAEPGCGRIWRPAQPEQLLMNSMAADVTMFSGPRDDGPARPGAGPSLFEWWAVQEPGNASAQPGSYPPRAVFGRYLRFVLDAIEDDLPAGARLHRVRDTVLRMDRPDPGSGWLLSLAGGRTLEADRVVLSTGHPELEPTAADREFAAFAATGRGLAYVRGDSAADMPLDDLAAGSTVGVIGLGLTFFDVVSLLTEGRGGRFVTGPDGASLRYLPSGREPRLVAGSRSGATLPPRPRDERPTGHSHRARIFTRERVERLRAHGRLDFARQVLPWLSAELTLVYYATEIRERTGPQAAGLFTERAVRAVHALAPTAGTGDAPERVVARQAAGFGCADPAPLDLRGLAKPFTGREFPDRADYQRAVTELLRRDIADAEQGNVRNPLKAAIEALRDVRGSIRAAVDFSGLTPRSHREDFLGSFAPIGHHLFAGPPIARARQLLALMDAGVLQLIGPEARFAADEGLGRFTAGSPRVAEPPVPMDALVDARIPAPDIRRDTSPLIRQLRREAVVTDHVNADGAERFETGGLTVTPSPFHPVDGPGRPVPSLYALGIPTEHVRWLTQVGSSRPGPWGEYLADADAIAGDLLAGATELLAAVEVGA, from the coding sequence ATGACGGACCATCAATCCCCGTATCGGGTGGCCGTGGTGGGCACCGGCCCGCGGGGCCTGGCCGTGCTCGAACGCGTCGCCGCCCGGCTCGCCGGCCGGCGGGCCGGGCGGGCCGTCGAGCTGTACGCCATCGACAGCGCGGAGCCCGGCTGCGGCCGGATCTGGCGGCCCGCCCAGCCCGAGCAGTTGCTGATGAACTCCATGGCCGCCGACGTCACCATGTTCTCCGGCCCGCGCGACGACGGCCCGGCCCGGCCCGGCGCCGGCCCCTCACTCTTCGAGTGGTGGGCGGTGCAGGAGCCCGGCAACGCCTCGGCGCAGCCCGGGAGCTACCCGCCCCGCGCGGTCTTCGGGCGCTACCTGCGGTTCGTCCTCGACGCCATCGAGGACGACCTGCCGGCCGGCGCCCGCCTGCACCGGGTGCGCGACACCGTGCTGCGGATGGACCGCCCGGACCCCGGCTCCGGGTGGCTGCTGTCGCTGGCCGGCGGCCGCACCCTCGAAGCCGACCGGGTGGTGCTCAGCACCGGCCACCCCGAGCTCGAACCCACCGCGGCCGACCGGGAGTTCGCGGCCTTCGCCGCGACCGGCCGGGGCCTCGCCTACGTGCGCGGCGACTCGGCGGCCGACATGCCGCTCGACGACCTGGCCGCCGGCAGCACCGTGGGCGTCATCGGCCTCGGGCTGACCTTCTTCGACGTCGTGAGCCTGCTGACCGAGGGGCGCGGCGGCCGCTTCGTCACCGGCCCTGACGGTGCGTCACTACGCTACCTGCCGAGCGGCCGCGAGCCCCGGCTGGTGGCGGGCTCGCGCAGCGGTGCCACGCTGCCGCCCCGGCCGCGGGACGAGCGGCCCACCGGCCACAGCCACCGGGCCAGGATCTTCACCCGGGAGCGGGTCGAGCGGTTACGGGCCCACGGCCGGCTCGACTTCGCGCGCCAGGTGCTGCCCTGGCTGTCGGCCGAACTCACCCTGGTCTACTACGCCACCGAGATCCGGGAGCGTACGGGGCCGCAGGCTGCCGGGCTCTTCACGGAGCGGGCCGTGCGGGCGGTGCACGCCCTCGCGCCGACCGCTGGCACCGGGGACGCTCCCGAGCGCGTGGTGGCCCGGCAGGCGGCCGGGTTCGGGTGCGCCGACCCGGCCCCGCTCGACCTGCGCGGGCTGGCCAAGCCGTTCACCGGGCGGGAGTTCCCGGACCGGGCCGACTACCAGCGGGCGGTCACCGAGCTGCTCCGCCGCGACATCGCCGACGCGGAGCAGGGCAACGTCCGCAACCCGCTCAAGGCGGCGATCGAGGCGCTGCGCGACGTGCGGGGATCGATCCGGGCCGCCGTGGACTTCTCCGGGCTGACGCCCCGCTCCCACCGGGAGGACTTCCTCGGCTCGTTCGCCCCGATCGGCCACCACCTGTTCGCCGGACCGCCGATCGCCCGGGCGCGCCAGCTGCTGGCGCTGATGGACGCCGGGGTCCTCCAACTCATAGGCCCTGAAGCGCGGTTCGCGGCGGACGAGGGCCTGGGCCGGTTCACCGCTGGCTCGCCCCGGGTCGCAGAGCCGCCCGTGCCGATGGACGCGCTGGTCGACGCGCGGATCCCTGCCCCGGACATCCGCCGGGACACCTCCCCGCTCATCCGCCAGCTGCGGCGGGAGGCGGTCGTCACCGACCACGTCAACGCCGACGGGGCGGAGCGGTTCGAGACCGGCGGCCTGACCGTCACCCCGTCGCCGTTCCACCCCGTCGACGGGCCGGGGCGGCCGGTGCCGTCGCTCTACGCGCTGGGGATCCCCACCGAGCACGTCCGCTGGCTCACCCAGGTCGGCAGCAGCCGCCCCGGCCCCTGGGGCGAGTACCTCGCCGACGCCGACGCCATCGCGGGCGACCTGCTCGCCGGCGCGACGGAGCTGCTCGCCGCCGTGGAGGTGGGGGCATGA
- a CDS encoding cobalamin B12-binding domain-containing protein, translated as MSSDSHTWNLVFLQLLLEESGYQVTNLGPCVPDSEVIEAVREIRPFAVVISSVNGHGHLDGARLVRALRADRDPGVAGVLAVIGGKLGIHGTGNAELAAELSAAGFDAVLGEVAEPARALRLALDRAAPAGVAA; from the coding sequence GTGTCGTCGGACTCGCACACCTGGAACCTCGTCTTCCTCCAGCTGCTGCTTGAGGAGAGCGGGTACCAGGTGACCAACCTCGGGCCGTGCGTGCCCGATTCCGAGGTCATCGAAGCGGTCCGCGAGATCAGGCCGTTCGCGGTGGTGATCTCCTCCGTGAACGGGCACGGGCACCTGGACGGCGCACGCCTGGTCCGCGCGCTGCGCGCGGACCGGGACCCCGGGGTCGCCGGGGTCCTGGCGGTCATCGGCGGCAAGCTCGGCATCCACGGCACCGGGAACGCCGAACTGGCGGCGGAGTTGAGCGCCGCCGGTTTCGACGCGGTGCTCGGCGAGGTCGCCGAGCCCGCCCGCGCGCTCCGCCTCGCGCTGGACCGGGCGGCCCCCGCCGGGGTGGCCGCATGA
- a CDS encoding MFS transporter: MKATLPTGTPSGTGTAAPRPARRRGLGLAGMCLGTGLIITEASVVNVAVPTIRLELHADAATGLWVVDAYALVLASLLLSAGRLGDRIGARSGYLLGLAVFSLGSILCSAAPDATLLIAARAVQGLGAALIAPAPLTLITRTYTETVARTKAVAAWVSMGSVGFAAGPLLGGLLVESLGWRSIFLINLPIAAVAAWLIVHHVEDSPRQSVSFDLWSQLLAVTALTGLVWGCVTSSLHSWSSPTVFGPLAGGTVVLVVFVLAQHLGARRGREVLLPPSILAARPVQAGLFCGAVYNLTLYGMLIVFTFDFQDLRHYSAFRTGVAFLPLTLAATAASTLVSARAMNAFGARRCLAYGMSTSGLGLAVLGISPASAPYWLVAIGFVLFSLGMGLSAPAQTLAVMSFAPDEHRHMGSSALNTARQTGGVVGVALLGAIVSGHLATGTTAAMAVGVAGCLLALTAALRLIPPPQQS; encoded by the coding sequence ATGAAGGCGACGCTTCCCACCGGCACGCCGAGCGGGACCGGCACCGCGGCACCCCGGCCCGCCCGGCGGCGCGGCCTCGGCCTCGCCGGGATGTGCCTGGGCACCGGTCTGATCATCACGGAGGCGAGCGTCGTCAACGTGGCGGTGCCGACGATCCGGCTCGAACTCCACGCCGACGCGGCCACCGGGCTGTGGGTCGTCGACGCCTACGCCCTGGTGCTGGCCTCGCTGCTGCTCTCCGCCGGGCGGCTCGGGGACCGGATCGGCGCCCGGTCCGGCTACCTGCTCGGGCTCGCCGTCTTCAGCCTGGGCTCGATCCTGTGCAGCGCGGCGCCCGACGCCACCCTGCTCATCGCGGCCCGCGCGGTCCAGGGGCTGGGCGCCGCCCTGATCGCCCCCGCCCCGCTCACCCTGATCACCCGCACCTACACCGAGACGGTCGCCCGGACCAAGGCGGTGGCGGCCTGGGTCAGTATGGGCAGCGTCGGCTTCGCCGCCGGGCCGCTCCTCGGCGGCCTGCTGGTGGAGAGCCTCGGCTGGCGCAGCATCTTCCTGATCAACCTGCCGATCGCCGCCGTCGCGGCGTGGCTGATCGTCCACCACGTCGAGGACTCGCCGCGGCAGTCGGTCTCGTTCGACCTGTGGAGCCAGCTCCTCGCCGTCACCGCCCTCACCGGCTTGGTGTGGGGGTGCGTCACGTCGAGCCTGCACAGCTGGTCCTCGCCCACCGTGTTCGGCCCGCTGGCCGGCGGCACGGTGGTGCTCGTCGTCTTCGTCCTCGCCCAGCACCTGGGGGCGCGCCGCGGACGCGAGGTGCTGCTGCCGCCGTCCATCCTGGCGGCCCGGCCGGTGCAGGCCGGGCTGTTCTGCGGCGCGGTCTACAACCTCACGCTCTACGGGATGCTGATCGTCTTCACCTTCGACTTCCAGGACCTGCGGCACTACTCCGCGTTCCGGACCGGCGTGGCCTTCCTGCCGCTGACGCTCGCCGCCACCGCGGCCTCGACGCTGGTCAGCGCACGCGCCATGAACGCCTTCGGGGCCCGGCGCTGCCTGGCCTACGGCATGAGCACCTCCGGCCTGGGCCTGGCGGTCCTCGGCATCTCCCCGGCCAGCGCCCCCTACTGGCTGGTCGCCATCGGGTTCGTGCTGTTCTCCCTCGGCATGGGCCTGTCGGCCCCGGCGCAGACGCTCGCGGTCATGTCCTTCGCCCCTGACGAGCACCGGCACATGGGCTCCAGCGCCCTCAACACCGCCCGGCAGACCGGCGGTGTCGTCGGTGTCGCCCTCCTCGGTGCCATCGTCTCGGGCCACCTGGCGACCGGGACGACCGCGGCCATGGCCGTCGGAGTCGCCGGCTGCCTCCTGGCGCTGACCGCCGCCCTGCGCCTCATCCCACCACCCCAGCAGTCCTGA